gtattatatgagttatgtgatttcgtgaccgaatgttgttcggagtcccggatgagatcacggacatgacgaggagtctcgaaatggtcgagaggtaaagattcatatataggacgatagttttcggacaccggaagtgttctcgggttaccgggtacgtatcgggtcaccggaaggggttccgggcaacccccgacaagctatatgggcctaatgggacaagaggggaaacacaccagccacaaagggaCTGGTgcgcgccccccatatgggctggccaaatcggagaaggaaaggggaagaaggaaaggaaaaagggaataggattcccccttcccctcttcccttcctactccgaataggaataggaaaggggggaggccgaattgggaggaccccatgtaggattcctcctacttggggcgcccccttggctgcctctccttccctccaacctatatatatatgaaggggggcaccgctagaacacacaacaaacattgttagccgtgtacgttgcccccctccacagtttacgcctccggtcatattcacgtagtacttaggcgaagccctgcgcatatcacatcaccatcatcctcaccacgccgtcgtactgacgaaactctccctcgacactttgctggatcaagagttcgagggatgtcatcgagctgaatgtgtgttgaactcggaggtgccatacgttcggtacttgatcggttgaatcgcgaagacgttcaaatacatcaaccgcgttaaactaacgcttccgctttcagtctacgagggtacgtggacatactctccccctctcgttgctatgcatctcctagatagatcttgcgtgatcgtaggaatttttttgaaattgcatgctacgttcccaacaCTTCCTTCTCCTAGTGCCAAAACAAGGAAAGGGGGCGAATTGGGGTGGGACCCAAGTAGGACTCGGCCTACTTGGGCCCCCCCTGGCTGCCTCTTcccccctccacctatatatatgtggggaggggggggCCTAGAGGACATACAAACATCTGTTAGatgtgtgcggcgcccccctccacagtttacgcctccggtcatattgtcatagtgcttaggagaagccctatgcggatcacttcaccatcaccatcaccgcaccgttgtgctgacgaaactctccctcgacactttgctggatcaagagtttgagggacatcatcgagctgaacgtgtgcggaactcggaggtgccgtacgttcggtgcttgatcggtcggaacgagaagaagttcgactacatcaactgcgttgtcaaacgcttccgctttcggtctacgagggtacgtggacacattctccccctctcgttgctatgcatctcctagatagatcttgcgtgagcgtaggatttttttttcaaattgcatgctacgttccccaacaattccAAGTCTATAAATTCTCATAAATCCCAAAACCAATAGAGAGCCATCCAAAACAAgtttttcgccgccgcaagcttaTGTTCTTCCGTGATCCTATTTGAAGGCCTTTTCTGGTACTCTgtcagagggggaatcgatcacagagggcttctacatcgacCTTGTTGTCgttctgatgatgtgtgagtatttCACCAcatacctacgggtccatagtgaTTAGCCAGGTGGCTTCTTCTccctctttgatcttcaatacaatgttttcTTCGGAGACcgattcgatgtaatcttgttttacggtgtgtttgttgggatccgatgaattgtgggtttatgattggaatattcattgaaagtaattgagtcttctaaactttattatgcatgattattatatctttgtatttctcttcatTCTATCCTTTtgatttggccaactagattgatttatctttagtgggagaggtgctttgtagtgggttcaatcttgtgctatcctcacccagtgacagcaggggtagcgagacacgtatttgtattgttgccactaaCGGTGAAACGATAGGGtttaatcatattgcttgagtttattatgtctacattatgtcatcttgcttaaagtgttactatgtttgtcatgaacttaataccatagatgcatgctggatagcggtcgattggtggattaatagtagtaaatgcagaatcgtttcggtctacttgtcacggacgtaaTGCTTATATACATGATCTTTGTCATGAATATCAGCATAACTATACGTTTTTTTATCAATTGTCCAACAATAATATCTCTACCCACCATATGTTATTTTTATGAGAGAGAAGCCtatagtgaaaactatggccctcgggtctacttttatcatattactaaaaccaaaattaccttgctgcaattttactctttttgttttacttttcaatttatctatctatcattaccagatttaatccttgcaagtaaTGAGTTCAAGgtgattgacaaccctcttgcccacgttgggtgcaagtgctTGCTCTTATGTGTGTAGGTACTGCTTACTAGGAATTTAcgtggttctcctattggttcgataacattggttctcactgagggaaatactatccgctactatattgcttcaccattccttttgggaggaaatcccaacgcaactCACAAGTAGCAGAAGCCTCGGTGTAACATGAACAAGAAGCGCCGTAATAGAGGAAGTAGCAGCGACGCTGAGGAGACCGAGGTTAACGCCGACTTCAGCAACCAGCGTGGCGTAACAAAAGGAAGCCTTTTCAAGGAGGCAAGGATGGACCGACACAGTTCGACAAGATTCGCGGGTCTGCGGGCGGGGGCGGGGCGGTGTTGGCTGGGAGGGTCCTTGGCGGTCGGGTGGTAGCCGCGGCGATGGCGGACACGGCGGCAACGACGAATCGGGCAGCGGCAAATACAACAGACTCGCGGGGCTGCGGGCGGTGCAGTGGTGGCTATGCGGGTGGTTGGCGGTCGGGTAGTTGTTGCGGTGACGGAGGACACGGCGGCGATGGAAAAACGGCTGATTCGTTGcgtgcggcggcgggcggcgggcgaaATCCGACGGAACCGGCAGCGGGGGTGCTGGAGGGGCGGATCTGGCGCGGGGCGACGACGGCAGGGTGTGGGCGGGTGGGCGggcggcgagaggaagaagatggggtTGGGGAAATTAAGTGAAACGGCGGTTGACGGTTGGCGCGCGGTTGACGTTTTTACATCTCTGTTGATGGAGATGTATGATTGCATCGTGAGATGTTGTATTTTACttcctccgtaaactaatataacaGTATTTTAAttatctaaacgctcttatattagtttatagaGTATATCTTTAAAAGGTAAAGACGTATTTTTTTTTTCATCTACGTCATGTGTTGAAGAGGGGGTTTGGGGCGTCGAAAATGAAAGTCTATTGAAGATGCTCTAAACGTACCCGTTACCCCCACAAAGGAAAATTAATCAAACTGAAAAATACAACAAGCCGCACCCTGACAGAACCGTCGTCACAAACCCCCCGTCTCGATCTTGGAGAGAAGGAAAAGCCAGTTCGCTACCGCAGCCGTGATGGGCGAGGCCGACCACTACAGGACGCTGGGGCTCCGGCGAGATGCCAGCAAAGCCGAGGTCAAGGCCGCATTCTCCCGCCTCGCCCTCCTCCACCACCCCGACCGCCACGCCCAGGCcgacgccgccacccgccgctTCCGCCAGGTGTACGACGCCTACCACGTCCTCTACGATGACCACCGCCGCGCCGAGTATGACCTCCGCACCTCCTCGGCTTGGAGCGGCTTCGGTCACGGCGGCGCCAAGTCCCGCTCCTCCTCGGCCTCGGGTGGCTACGGGCATGGCGGGGCCTCCTCTTCGCCTTCGGGTCGCTACGGGTACCCACACGGATGCGGCGGCGATTTTCAGGACTGGCCATCTCCGAGGGAAGGCGAAAGTCTGGGCGTTTGGATGAGAGCCAATTGGCACCCCTTGCTCTGCTGGTAAGCACAAATTTCGCTGCTAAATCGGCGTCAAAGCTTTTGTTTCTTGTGGCATGACCACCCGTTCTAATTCCGGCGATATCGTCTAGTATCTGAAATGTGATTTCTCATGATCATAACTCTGCTGCAGCACCATGAGGATCGCAAAAGTTGTAATAGATGGCTGGAAGCTGTATAATACCTGGGTAAGTAAACAACCCCTCAACCTCTAAATTAGTCGATGGGTTTTGATTTCCCCTTAGTTAATCAATCAACTCCCTGTTCTCTTCGGCACATTTGGCTAACATGCATGCTTCAGTCAATTCTTGCTCCCGTTGTATGTCTACTATTAAATGTAGTCTGCTAAATCAGTACTAACTATTTTGGAATCATTGGTCTGTGTGAGTATATGCCATATTGCCATGTGGATGGTAGTCAAGCAAATTGACATGCTGATTAGATTGTTAGTGAGTAAGCTAATTAAATAAAAGAGTTAGTTAGAAACTGCAGAAGGTGTGCTACTCAAGCTGACAAAAGAGGGGTACAGGGGAATTCGCTCGTTTCCTCATTGCATCCTCTCATTCTTGACTGATTGTTCGCTTTGTGAAATGGGAAGTATTGTGTTAGCAAGTTAAAACACGCCAGCTCGATGTGCAATTCGGGATTACAAAATGCAGGTATCGATGTGATGTGCTGAAGTTCCCCTGCCCTATGGATAAATGCAGCACTAAAATTGTATCCTGCCATTGCTGATGTTTTATTTTACTGATTGCTATTTGGATTGATATTCAGATTAAATGCAATGCATGAACTTGGTGTCTGCCTGTTTACTTGCAGAAATCATCAAGGGAGTCGTCAATAGAGAAGGAAGCAGCGGAGTCTGAAGAGAAGATGAAGAATGAGCCCTCAGAAGAGAAAGAGTAGATGAACGGGGTTTCAGTCTGGCCCATGAGATGACCCACTGGCTACACATTCCAAGCCTAGTTCCACATTGTTGTGCAAGGTGTGAGGGAGCAACGCGTAAGGTGTAACTCTTGCCATTCTCTGAAACTTGTGGCACATGGCATTAGAGATACTAGAATCCTTGTAAATTTTGTCTAACTAGATTCCACTGCGGAACACATGTTTTCCGTCTTGAAAGATTTGGAAATGTAAGCCATCCACCGCCCCTAAGATTGCACTGGGATTTTGGTTTGTGTTCCAAGCGGTGTAAGATTACTGTCACTAGCTGCAGAAAGCaatgtactcccttcgtcccataatataggacgttttttgacactagtgtagtgtcaaaaaacgtcttacattatgagacggagggagtagtatataaaTATATAATTGATGTGACGCTCTCACTTTAGCCCATTAACACGTACACATAGTGAATAGATATTACATCTTCTAAAGATAAATAGTGGTATGGTAAGAGAGACAAACAACTGTACTATTAAAGGGCAGTATGCCGTTGTAATGGTTACCACCTTCCCTCGCATCATTTTTCGCGCGACTAAAAAAATCggttttgctaaagcacatcgaAATCCCGTGTCATTGATTTACATGGAGATTCGTGTTTGTATTTCTTTTACTTTTATCCGGGTATCTGTCATACTGCGGTTTTTTTGGTGTATCTAAAAAAGAGGCCCAGACTAAGATGAAAGAAACTGGGGGAGCACTCAGCCTCCTTGGACTCATCAATATGTTGTATATCCTTTAAACGAAGTTCAATCTATCTTCTGATTATTAGTGTTTTCAGTTAGGTGATTAGTCCTTCTACGGCCGCCACCGGCGGTGGCGGCTGGGCACATGTTACTTTTCTAGCAATCTTGTACCCTTATATCCGGTCGATGTCTGCCCATTACACATGACTCGAACGAAGCTCGCTCGTGGAGTAGATCAATTCGTGGTTGAAGCACACTCGTACACAGCAGGCTAAAAGCTAGCCAGTTGTCGGTTCTATGCGGCCAGACGTTTTGCATTGGGCAGGTGTTTCTACACAGATCATCTAATTGATTGTAGCTGAGATTGGTGCAATGAGTCAAAATTATGGTAAAATAGCACTTGCCAAACGCATAGGCTGTTTTGCCAAAACATAGAAAAACTAGAGTCTTTGGAAACCAAAGTATTCATTGTCCACACATTGAAAAACTGAGGTTTTGAATTACTATAGTTTTTTTTAACTGTGTTGCCAAACTAAGCCAActtatatatatatttaattgAGTCACTTAGATGTGTAATAACTAGAGATAACCCACCCGCAGAAAAAACAGCAAATGTAGTGACCCACTAAAGCACGTCGCACGTTAGATTTAAAAAAGGCACTTTGCACACCCGGTCTCCGCAACCCCATGTTCCCGTCTCTATCGCGTGAAAAGTGTCGGCGCCGCTTTGCCCACACACCTGAGCACCATTGCTCCTGCCGAGAGCTCTCGGCCCGCAGCCACGTGCCACGCATGGCCAATCAATGCCttccaccgccgctcctctcctggtCTGCCTCGCGGTCGCTGTGTCGTCGTCTTGTCTGTGCCTCCGTGAATAACGCCACCCGATCTCTACACGACGATTTGCCCTTCTTGTCGCCGTTCAACTCTCATCTCCTCACTACAAAAATTGTGCTATTTTGTGACGGACCGAAAAACATATTTTCTGTGATGATTTTTCATCACCAACTGATTTCCTCACGGATCAGCTCCCTCGAGTACTTTGATGATATTCTGGCCTGATTTTAGGTGACGCATTTGACTGTCATTAGGTATGTGCATATTCTGCGACGATTTGTAGCGTCACGAAAAATGTTTGCGGATTAGAGAAAGGATAAAAAAATGGTGCAGTGGGTTAAAAATGTAGTTTTGGGTTTTTTTGCATGATAGATTTTTGAACACATTAGAATCAAATTTGTAGGGCTAATGAGTTAGGATGCTCGTATTGAAATCCATTGAATTTGTTTGTACGCGCTCTCATTTTACTAACTATGAGATGATATACTCTTAATAAAGCATGGATGAGAAAGTATGATCACAGAGACTAACATATCACTAAAAGTTCAGACATAGAACAAACATTTGGTTGAAATCTCTATCATGTCATCGCTGGCCAACTCCATGAGGGTTGAAATCACGGACAATAATATATATAAAGAGGAGCTTGAAATATCTGTTGCGAGAGATAATACACGTAGGGGGGAAACCCTAACACTCCTAACCACCAATCCTATAAGGACGCTGCAGGGATCCAAGACCATTGGTGGCCACCTCCATGGTCAGTGTCGGCATCCATGGGCTTCCTCCACAATTACGGCGTGTCTGCTACCACTTCATCAACCACCTCCACACCACAAGAAGGCCATGGTCATGGGCAATCTCTAAAAGTCTGATTAGTGCCACCCCTTATTTGCATATGATCAGGTGTTCTAATCACGAGACTAAGATCTTTTTTCAGTTAATCCTAAAGCAATTATTCCAAATTTTGTTTAAGAATCAATTATTCTTTTTTTAGTGCTGAGAATCGATTATTCAATTTTTTAGACAAGATTATTCTAAATTTATGACCAGTAATCATGTATCAGTGGGCTAGTCAAATAAGCTAGACCGGCCCGGCCCATCAGTCTAATAGCTCTGGAAGAACGGGCGGCGGTAAGAGCGGCCACGCTGCCGTCGTCGTCGCCTTCCTCCTCGATTCCTCGTCGTGCTTGCTCGCGATCCATTCTACAGGGAGGCGAAACCCTCTGCGCGCCATGGGCGACCACTACGGTACGCTCGGGGTGCGGCCCGACGCTACCAAGGCCGAGGTCAAGGCCGCCTTCCGCCGCCGCGCCCTGCGCGACCACCCCGACCGCCACGCTCAATCCGGCGACGCCGGTGCCCGAGCCGAAGCCGCGCGGCGCTTCCGCCAGGCCTCTGACGCCTACCACGTCCTCTCCGACGACCGAAGGAGGGCCGAGTACGACCTCCGTCTCCGCTCTTCCTCCTATGTCCGCACATCCTCCTCCACCTGGGCCTCCTCCTCGGGTTCGCACGGCTACGGCTACGGGCACAGAGAAAGTTCTTGGCGGCGGCCGCctccgggaggcggaggcgcatCGGTGGGATACGATTGGGGCTTGTTGCTGAAGGCGATGACGCGGCGAAGGTTCCTTCTCAATCTCGGCTTCTCCAGGTACCAAATTGGCATCGATACTTTTCTTTCTTGAGTTCCTATGGCGCCGCGCAGAGGGCTCTTGCACTAATTTTGTTAGGTTTCCAACTTTCAAGAGAGAGTCCAATACCATTGCATGATTGTTACACAGTATGGTTTATGGATGTCTTGGTGTAAGAAATTAAACAGAACGTCAGAACCAAACCTCTAAATTGGGTTACCACAAGTACTAGAATATTTGTTATCATTGCTGTCCGGTCAAATATGAATGCTCTTGGAGCTGGCAATCAGTTCCAAAAAACAGAATCAGACATTTTTCCAAAGAAATTTTGACATATATTTTGAACTTCAATACCTGTTCCACCTCATGCAATGGCATTCTTACTTCATAACTGTTTTGGCTGTTGACAGAGTACTTCTAATTCATAAATGTGAAACTAAAATTGACATGATCATATGGCTACTCTTGGTGGAATGGTGATTGATGATGAGTCGGTGAAGTCGGCTCATAAATCCTTAATGATCATGGTTAGATGACACAGATTGGTGCTAAAATCAATGCTAAGTAGTAGTGAGGGGCTTAAATGCCAAACTAACATGGAACAATGTGAGTGTGAGTGTTGTTAACAAATCTATCCGAGGAATCGAACAAACTAACATGGAACAAGCCTCTGCACACAGTTTTTTTTCCAATAAATGAACCAGATTTGAAAATAATGAGTTTATTGGACTGAAAACCAATTTAAAGCCATCTCAACATTGGACATAGCCTTCTTTAACGAACGCAGGTGCAGCAAATTCCCCGGAGTGATAGTTTTTTCCGAAGTAAGCTTCAAGTCGACCTTCCCTACTCCAAAAGCAGCAGACCTGAGCTGTTTCCTATCAAGGAAGGAAGAACTGTTGGCACATGCACGAGTTTGGCTCTTGTATGAACCAACCAATCAATGGATTGACAATTGACATGCTATAACCTATAAGTAGAACAAGGGTATAATGAATAATCATACAGTGAGGTACTAGATTCACTGACAACCATGCCTAGAGTTCTACCCTTGCGAGCCATTCTTCCCACCTTCCCTGTCGTGGCATACATATCTTGGCCTTGTGGCCTACCTCACTGCACTTAAAGCAGGTGGCACCTTAAAGTTTGTTGCTTACTAGATTGGATTTTGATGCCCTGTCATGTTTGACACAAGCCACGTCTCTCCTCCACATCCTGGTGAGCAGTCGAGTCATCAAACTTCATGCCCTCTCATTTCTGATTAAGTGCGGCGGCAAAACTTCTCCGTGATGGAGATTTTAGGAATTATGCCCCTACAACAAACTTGGAGTTGTCTTGAACATCGGATTGAGCCATCTTATCGACTATTGTTGTAGGATCGTGGGACTGCCTTATCACTGACTCATTATCAACTGTCTTGTTGTTGTGGTCTTGTTCGACCACCTAGATCTAGCACCCTGATTCTGAAACCACGAATTGGTGGTCTAACACACCCTGTAGCTCCACGATAAATTTGTATGTCATAGAGCTGCTCCGAAAAGATCATACACACAGCAGTTTTGTTTGCTACCTCAAGATCCACCTGCTGGCAAACCAGCAGGTGTCACCTGTAGTATAACCCA
The Aegilops tauschii subsp. strangulata cultivar AL8/78 chromosome 3, Aet v6.0, whole genome shotgun sequence genome window above contains:
- the LOC109772960 gene encoding uncharacterized protein, which translates into the protein MGEADHYRTLGLRRDASKAEVKAAFSRLALLHHPDRHAQADAATRRFRQVYDAYHVLYDDHRRAEYDLRTSSAWSGFGHGGAKSRSSSASGGYGHGGASSSPSGRYGYPHGCGGDFQDWPSPREGESLGVWMRANWHPLLCCTMRIAKVVIDGWKLYNTWKSSRESSIEKEAAESEEKMKNEPSEEKE
- the LOC109772940 gene encoding chaperone protein dnaJ 72 isoform X1 translates to MGDHYGTLGVRPDATKAEVKAAFRRRALRDHPDRHAQSGDAGARAEAARRFRQASDAYHVLSDDRRRAEYDLRLRSSSYVRTSSSTWASSSGSHGYGYGHRESSWRRPPPGGGGASVGYDWGLLLKAMTRRRFLLNLGFSRNHLKKQWSRLRR
- the LOC109772940 gene encoding chaperone protein dnaJ 72 isoform X2, with protein sequence MGDHYGTLGVRPDATKAEVKAAFRRRALRDHPDRHAQSGDAGARAEAARRFRQASDAYHVLSDDRRRAEYDLRLRSSSYVRTSSSTWASSSGSHGYGYGHRESSWRRPPPGGGGASVGYDWGLLLKAMTRRRFLLNLGFSSVLLSGAAFLDGSILELWNMNNSGKSFEEAMESIEKVKGGKGNR